From one Numenius arquata unplaced genomic scaffold, bNumArq3.hap1.1 HAP1_SCAFFOLD_1159, whole genome shotgun sequence genomic stretch:
- the HNRNPA1 gene encoding heterogeneous nuclear ribonucleoprotein A1 isoform X5, whose amino-acid sequence MAKSESPKEPEQLRKLFIGGLSFETTDESLRSHFEQWGTLTDCVVMRDPNTKRSRGFGFVTYSSVEEVDAAMNARPHKVDGRVVEPKRAVSREDSQRPGAHLTVKKIFVGGIKEDTEEHHLRDYFGQYGKIEVIEIMTDRGSGKKRGFAFVTFDDHDSVDKIVIQKYHTVNGHNCEVRKALSKQEMASASASQRGRSGSGNFGGGRGGGFGGNDNFSRGGNFGGRGYGGSGPGYSGGNRGYGGSSTYDGYNNGGGGFGGGSGGRRPARGPALAVRNGLSEAGTGSNFGGGGNYNDFGSYNNQSSNFGPMKGGNFGGRSSGPYGGGGYGSSSGGGSYGGGRRF is encoded by the exons TCTCCGAAGGAGCCCGAGCAGCTCCGCAAGCTCTTCATCGGCGGCCTCAGCTTCGAAACCACAGACGAGAGTCTCCGCAGCCACTTTGAGCAATGGGGTACCCTGACCGACTGCGTG GTGATGAGGGACCCCAACACCAAACGCTCGCGAGGCTTCGGCTTCGTCACGTACTCCTCGGTGGAAGAAGTCGACGCCGCCATGAACGCGCGGCCGCACAAAGTGGACGGCAGAGTTGTTGAACCAAAGAGGGCCGTGTCCAGAGAG GACTCCCAACGGCCCGGCGCCCACCTCACAGTCAAGAAGATCTTCGTGGGTGGCATCAAGGAGGACACGGAGGAGCATCATTTGAGAGACTATTTTGGCCAATACGGCAAAATCGAAGTCATCGAGATCATGACGGATCGCGGCAGCGGCAAGAAGAGGGGCTTCGCCTTCGTCACGTTCGACGACCACGACTCCGTCGACAAGATCGTTA TTCAGAAATACCACACTGTGAACGGGCACAACTGCGAGGTGCGAAAAGCCCTCTCGAAGCAGGAGATGGCCAGCGCCTCAGCCAGCCAGAGAG GCCGCAGCGGCTCCGGGAATTTCGGCGGCGGCCGCGGAGGCGGATTCGGCGGTAACGACAACTTCAGTCGCGGCGGCAACTTCGGGGGCCGTG gTTACGGCGGCAGCGGCCCCGGCTACTCCGGCGGCAACCGGGGCTACGGCGGCAGCAGCACCTACGACGGCTATAATAACGGCGGGGGGGGCTTCGGTGGCGGCAGCGGAGGACGACGTCCCGCACGGGGACCTGCGTTGGCCGTGCGGAATGGCCTTTCTGAAGCTGGCACAG gcagCAATTTTGGCGGCGGGGGGAACTACAACGATTTTGGCAGTTACAACAACCAGTCCTCTAATTTCGGCCCCATGAAGGGGGGCAACTTCGGGGGCAGGAGCTCGGGGCCCTACGGCGGTG GCGGCTACGGCAGCtcgagcggcggcggcagctacGGGGGCGGCAGGAGGTTTTAA
- the HNRNPA1 gene encoding heterogeneous nuclear ribonucleoprotein A1 isoform X4, with amino-acid sequence MAKSESPKEPEQLRKLFIGGLSFETTDESLRSHFEQWGTLTDCVVMRDPNTKRSRGFGFVTYSSVEEVDAAMNARPHKVDGRVVEPKRAVSREDSQRPGAHLTVKKIFVGGIKEDTEEHHLRDYFGQYGKIEVIEIMTDRGSGKKRGFAFVTFDDHDSVDKIVIQKYHTVNGHNCEVRKALSKQEMASASASQRGCPPPPPPLLGRSGSGNFGGGRGGGFGGNDNFSRGGNFGGRGYGGSGPGYSGGNRGYGGSSTYDGYNNGGGGFGGGSGGRRPARGPALAVRNGLSEAGTGSNFGGGGNYNDFGSYNNQSSNFGPMKGGNFGGRSSGPYGGGGYGSSSGGGSYGGGRRF; translated from the exons TCTCCGAAGGAGCCCGAGCAGCTCCGCAAGCTCTTCATCGGCGGCCTCAGCTTCGAAACCACAGACGAGAGTCTCCGCAGCCACTTTGAGCAATGGGGTACCCTGACCGACTGCGTG GTGATGAGGGACCCCAACACCAAACGCTCGCGAGGCTTCGGCTTCGTCACGTACTCCTCGGTGGAAGAAGTCGACGCCGCCATGAACGCGCGGCCGCACAAAGTGGACGGCAGAGTTGTTGAACCAAAGAGGGCCGTGTCCAGAGAG GACTCCCAACGGCCCGGCGCCCACCTCACAGTCAAGAAGATCTTCGTGGGTGGCATCAAGGAGGACACGGAGGAGCATCATTTGAGAGACTATTTTGGCCAATACGGCAAAATCGAAGTCATCGAGATCATGACGGATCGCGGCAGCGGCAAGAAGAGGGGCTTCGCCTTCGTCACGTTCGACGACCACGACTCCGTCGACAAGATCGTTA TTCAGAAATACCACACTGTGAACGGGCACAACTGCGAGGTGCGAAAAGCCCTCTCGAAGCAGGAGATGGCCAGCGCCTCAGCCAGCCAGAGAG GCTGTCCCCCTCCTCCGCCCCCTCTCCTAGGCCGCAGCGGCTCCGGGAATTTCGGCGGCGGCCGCGGAGGCGGATTCGGCGGTAACGACAACTTCAGTCGCGGCGGCAACTTCGGGGGCCGTG gTTACGGCGGCAGCGGCCCCGGCTACTCCGGCGGCAACCGGGGCTACGGCGGCAGCAGCACCTACGACGGCTATAATAACGGCGGGGGGGGCTTCGGTGGCGGCAGCGGAGGACGACGTCCCGCACGGGGACCTGCGTTGGCCGTGCGGAATGGCCTTTCTGAAGCTGGCACAG gcagCAATTTTGGCGGCGGGGGGAACTACAACGATTTTGGCAGTTACAACAACCAGTCCTCTAATTTCGGCCCCATGAAGGGGGGCAACTTCGGGGGCAGGAGCTCGGGGCCCTACGGCGGTG GCGGCTACGGCAGCtcgagcggcggcggcagctacGGGGGCGGCAGGAGGTTTTAA
- the HNRNPA1 gene encoding heterogeneous nuclear ribonucleoprotein A1 isoform X2, with protein sequence MAKSESPKEPEQLRKLFIGGLSFETTDESLRSHFEQWGTLTDCVVMRDPNTKRSRGFGFVTYSSVEEVDAAMNARPHKVDGRVVEPKRAVSREDSQRPGAHLTVKKIFVGGIKEDTEEHHLRDYFGQYGKIEVIEIMTDRGSGKKRGFAFVTFDDHDSVDKIVIQKYHTVNGHNCEVRKALSKQEMASASASQRGCPPPPPPLLGRSGSGNFGGGRGGGFGGNDNFSRGGNFGGRGGFGGSRGGGYGGGGDGYNGFGNDGYGGSGPGYSGGNRGYGGSSTYDGYNNGGGGFGGGSGGRRPARGPALAVRNGLSEAGTGSNFGGGGNYNDFGSYNNQSSNFGPMKGGNFGGRSSGPYGGGGYGSSSGGGSYGGGRRF encoded by the exons TCTCCGAAGGAGCCCGAGCAGCTCCGCAAGCTCTTCATCGGCGGCCTCAGCTTCGAAACCACAGACGAGAGTCTCCGCAGCCACTTTGAGCAATGGGGTACCCTGACCGACTGCGTG GTGATGAGGGACCCCAACACCAAACGCTCGCGAGGCTTCGGCTTCGTCACGTACTCCTCGGTGGAAGAAGTCGACGCCGCCATGAACGCGCGGCCGCACAAAGTGGACGGCAGAGTTGTTGAACCAAAGAGGGCCGTGTCCAGAGAG GACTCCCAACGGCCCGGCGCCCACCTCACAGTCAAGAAGATCTTCGTGGGTGGCATCAAGGAGGACACGGAGGAGCATCATTTGAGAGACTATTTTGGCCAATACGGCAAAATCGAAGTCATCGAGATCATGACGGATCGCGGCAGCGGCAAGAAGAGGGGCTTCGCCTTCGTCACGTTCGACGACCACGACTCCGTCGACAAGATCGTTA TTCAGAAATACCACACTGTGAACGGGCACAACTGCGAGGTGCGAAAAGCCCTCTCGAAGCAGGAGATGGCCAGCGCCTCAGCCAGCCAGAGAG GCTGTCCCCCTCCTCCGCCCCCTCTCCTAGGCCGCAGCGGCTCCGGGAATTTCGGCGGCGGCCGCGGAGGCGGATTCGGCGGTAACGACAACTTCAGTCGCGGCGGCAACTTCGGGGGCCGTG GTGGGTTTGGTGGCAGCCGCGGTGGCGGTTATGGCGGCGGCGGAGACGGCTATAATGGATTTGGCAATGACG gTTACGGCGGCAGCGGCCCCGGCTACTCCGGCGGCAACCGGGGCTACGGCGGCAGCAGCACCTACGACGGCTATAATAACGGCGGGGGGGGCTTCGGTGGCGGCAGCGGAGGACGACGTCCCGCACGGGGACCTGCGTTGGCCGTGCGGAATGGCCTTTCTGAAGCTGGCACAG gcagCAATTTTGGCGGCGGGGGGAACTACAACGATTTTGGCAGTTACAACAACCAGTCCTCTAATTTCGGCCCCATGAAGGGGGGCAACTTCGGGGGCAGGAGCTCGGGGCCCTACGGCGGTG GCGGCTACGGCAGCtcgagcggcggcggcagctacGGGGGCGGCAGGAGGTTTTAA
- the HNRNPA1 gene encoding heterogeneous nuclear ribonucleoprotein A1 isoform X3 → MAKSESPKEPEQLRKLFIGGLSFETTDESLRSHFEQWGTLTDCVVMRDPNTKRSRGFGFVTYSSVEEVDAAMNARPHKVDGRVVEPKRAVSREDSQRPGAHLTVKKIFVGGIKEDTEEHHLRDYFGQYGKIEVIEIMTDRGSGKKRGFAFVTFDDHDSVDKIVIQKYHTVNGHNCEVRKALSKQEMASASASQRGRSGSGNFGGGRGGGFGGNDNFSRGGNFGGRGGFGGSRGGGYGGGGDGYNGFGNDGYGGSGPGYSGGNRGYGGSSTYDGYNNGGGGFGGGSGGRRPARGPALAVRNGLSEAGTGSNFGGGGNYNDFGSYNNQSSNFGPMKGGNFGGRSSGPYGGGGYGSSSGGGSYGGGRRF, encoded by the exons TCTCCGAAGGAGCCCGAGCAGCTCCGCAAGCTCTTCATCGGCGGCCTCAGCTTCGAAACCACAGACGAGAGTCTCCGCAGCCACTTTGAGCAATGGGGTACCCTGACCGACTGCGTG GTGATGAGGGACCCCAACACCAAACGCTCGCGAGGCTTCGGCTTCGTCACGTACTCCTCGGTGGAAGAAGTCGACGCCGCCATGAACGCGCGGCCGCACAAAGTGGACGGCAGAGTTGTTGAACCAAAGAGGGCCGTGTCCAGAGAG GACTCCCAACGGCCCGGCGCCCACCTCACAGTCAAGAAGATCTTCGTGGGTGGCATCAAGGAGGACACGGAGGAGCATCATTTGAGAGACTATTTTGGCCAATACGGCAAAATCGAAGTCATCGAGATCATGACGGATCGCGGCAGCGGCAAGAAGAGGGGCTTCGCCTTCGTCACGTTCGACGACCACGACTCCGTCGACAAGATCGTTA TTCAGAAATACCACACTGTGAACGGGCACAACTGCGAGGTGCGAAAAGCCCTCTCGAAGCAGGAGATGGCCAGCGCCTCAGCCAGCCAGAGAG GCCGCAGCGGCTCCGGGAATTTCGGCGGCGGCCGCGGAGGCGGATTCGGCGGTAACGACAACTTCAGTCGCGGCGGCAACTTCGGGGGCCGTG GTGGGTTTGGTGGCAGCCGCGGTGGCGGTTATGGCGGCGGCGGAGACGGCTATAATGGATTTGGCAATGACG gTTACGGCGGCAGCGGCCCCGGCTACTCCGGCGGCAACCGGGGCTACGGCGGCAGCAGCACCTACGACGGCTATAATAACGGCGGGGGGGGCTTCGGTGGCGGCAGCGGAGGACGACGTCCCGCACGGGGACCTGCGTTGGCCGTGCGGAATGGCCTTTCTGAAGCTGGCACAG gcagCAATTTTGGCGGCGGGGGGAACTACAACGATTTTGGCAGTTACAACAACCAGTCCTCTAATTTCGGCCCCATGAAGGGGGGCAACTTCGGGGGCAGGAGCTCGGGGCCCTACGGCGGTG GCGGCTACGGCAGCtcgagcggcggcggcagctacGGGGGCGGCAGGAGGTTTTAA
- the HNRNPA1 gene encoding heterogeneous nuclear ribonucleoprotein A1 isoform X1: MAKSESPKEPEQLRKLFIGGLSFETTDESLRSHFEQWGTLTDCVVMRDPNTKRSRGFGFVTYSSVEEVDAAMNARPHKVDGRVVEPKRAVSREDSQRPGAHLTVKKIFVGGIKEDTEEHHLRDYFGQYGKIEVIEIMTDRGSGKKRGFAFVTFDDHDSVDKIVIQKYHTVNGHNCEVRKALSKQEMASASASQRGRSGSGNFGGGRGGGFGGNDNFSRGGNFGGRGGFGGSRGGGYGGGGDGYNGFGNDGKARAGFLRRAAANAPSRSPRTPTGPVARPRHRTEPTALPNPEPGPHVPPPGAALAPQRPPPSSPSGYGGSGPGYSGGNRGYGGSSTYDGYNNGGGGFGGGSGGRRPARGPALAVRNGLSEAGTGSNFGGGGNYNDFGSYNNQSSNFGPMKGGNFGGRSSGPYGGGGYGSSSGGGSYGGGRRF; the protein is encoded by the exons TCTCCGAAGGAGCCCGAGCAGCTCCGCAAGCTCTTCATCGGCGGCCTCAGCTTCGAAACCACAGACGAGAGTCTCCGCAGCCACTTTGAGCAATGGGGTACCCTGACCGACTGCGTG GTGATGAGGGACCCCAACACCAAACGCTCGCGAGGCTTCGGCTTCGTCACGTACTCCTCGGTGGAAGAAGTCGACGCCGCCATGAACGCGCGGCCGCACAAAGTGGACGGCAGAGTTGTTGAACCAAAGAGGGCCGTGTCCAGAGAG GACTCCCAACGGCCCGGCGCCCACCTCACAGTCAAGAAGATCTTCGTGGGTGGCATCAAGGAGGACACGGAGGAGCATCATTTGAGAGACTATTTTGGCCAATACGGCAAAATCGAAGTCATCGAGATCATGACGGATCGCGGCAGCGGCAAGAAGAGGGGCTTCGCCTTCGTCACGTTCGACGACCACGACTCCGTCGACAAGATCGTTA TTCAGAAATACCACACTGTGAACGGGCACAACTGCGAGGTGCGAAAAGCCCTCTCGAAGCAGGAGATGGCCAGCGCCTCAGCCAGCCAGAGAG GCCGCAGCGGCTCCGGGAATTTCGGCGGCGGCCGCGGAGGCGGATTCGGCGGTAACGACAACTTCAGTCGCGGCGGCAACTTCGGGGGCCGTG GTGGGTTTGGTGGCAGCCGCGGTGGCGGTTATGGCGGCGGCGGAGACGGCTATAATGGATTTGGCAATGACGGTAAGGCCAGAGCGGGATTTCTCCGACGGGCAGCGGCCAACGCGCCCAGCCGCTCGCCGAGGACGCCAACCGGCCCCGTGGCCCGGCCCAGACACCGGACGGAGCCCACCGCCCTGCCGAACCCGGAGCCCGGCCCCCAcgtgcccccccccggggcggcccTCGCACCTCAGcgccctcctccttcctctccctcaggTTACGGCGGCAGCGGCCCCGGCTACTCCGGCGGCAACCGGGGCTACGGCGGCAGCAGCACCTACGACGGCTATAATAACGGCGGGGGGGGCTTCGGTGGCGGCAGCGGAGGACGACGTCCCGCACGGGGACCTGCGTTGGCCGTGCGGAATGGCCTTTCTGAAGCTGGCACAG gcagCAATTTTGGCGGCGGGGGGAACTACAACGATTTTGGCAGTTACAACAACCAGTCCTCTAATTTCGGCCCCATGAAGGGGGGCAACTTCGGGGGCAGGAGCTCGGGGCCCTACGGCGGTG GCGGCTACGGCAGCtcgagcggcggcggcagctacGGGGGCGGCAGGAGGTTTTAA